In Granulicella mallensis MP5ACTX8, the sequence GCCCGCTCTTCCCTGCGGATTTTGTACTGCACTCCCTACGCCATACAATGCTAACTAGGCTCGGTAGGTCGGGAGTGGATGCGTTCACCATGATGCGGATTGCTGGTCACAGCAGCATCGTGGTGTCACAGCGGTACATCCACCCCACCCCGGAGGCAGTGGAACGCGCTTTCGAGCGGCTTCAACTGTCTGGCGACTTCGCCGTTATCGAGCCAAAAAGACAGCCACCCGCTACAGCATCCGCAACATTGGAACTAGCGTAGCGCGTAAGTTGTTGCAGGGCCTGTAGCTCAACGGTTAGAGCAGGGGACTCATAATCCCTTGGTTGGGGGTTCAAATCCCTCCGGGCCCACCATCTCCAAGACTCAGTAAATCCATATAAACAAAACAAAAATAGACATTTATATTGTTGGGCTGCCTGACAAAGGTGCCGAGTTAGCTTGAGTCAAGGTCGCTCGATT encodes:
- a CDS encoding tyrosine-type recombinase/integrase — encoded protein: MKDCLEWQSGGYVFANRDGKPYLGTSINRPHRKAVTPKVTGKRRPLFPADFVLHSLRHTMLTRLGRSGVDAFTMMRIAGHSSIVVSQRYIHPTPEAVERAFERLQLSGDFAVIEPKRQPPATASATLELA